From the Solanum lycopersicum chromosome 10, SLM_r2.1 genome, one window contains:
- the MAPK10 gene encoding mitogen-activated protein kinase 10 (The RefSeq protein has 3 substitutions compared to this genomic sequence), protein MMQQDHRKKNTKEVEFFTEYGEANRYKILEVVGKGSYGVVCAAIDTHTGEKVAIKKITDIFEHASDAIRILREIKLLRLLRHPDIVDIKRIMLPPSKRDFKDIYVVFELMESDLHHVIKANDDLSHEHHRFFLYQMLRALKYMHTANVYHRDLKPKNILANANCKLKICDLGLARVSFSDTPTTALWTDYVATRWYRAPELCGSFFSKYTPAIDIWSIGCIFAEVLTGKPLFPGKSVVHQLHLMTDPLGTPSADSKSGVRNEKARKYLTSMRKKNPVPFTEKFPGADPLVLRLLQRLLAFDPKDRPTAEEALSDPYFKGLAKIEREPSCRPISNLEFEFERRRVTKEDIKELIFREILEYHPQLQKDYIAGNDGTNFLYPSATDQFRRQFAYLEENNDKSGPVIPLGRKHVSLPRSAVNSSTDPPKARQNFSVFDHTQVTEKSSTDVRVAEKTSGTIQNISRPPHRVHAGTAKPGRVVGPILPYDGRMLTQNTGLLPHGISPHYMFRMNPGNREKCGTESKDATQVRPLPAQCNMSVEMNTNPYYPAQEKVAQLGGQIAIDAKLLQAQTKFGAVGAAAVAVAAHREVGTIQYSLT, encoded by the exons ATGATGCAACAAGATCATCGCAAGAAG AATACCAAAGAAGTGGAGTTCTTTACAGAGTATGGAGAGGCAAATAGGTATAAAATCCTGGAAGTCGTAGGGAAGGGAAGCTATGGAGTTGTTTGTGCTGCCATTGACACCCATACTGGAGAAAAAGTGGCAATTAAGAAAATAACTGATATTTTCGAGCACGCCTCTGATGCTATTCGAATTTTGCGCGAAATTAAATTGCTTAGACTTTTAAGGCATCCTGATATCGTGGACATCAAGAGAATCATGTTACCACCTTCAAAACGAGACTTCAaagatatttatgttgtttttgaGCTTATGGAGTCTGATCTTCACCATGTTATTAAGGCTAATGATGACTTGTCACATGAACACCATCGCTTTTTTCTATATCAGATGCTACGAGCACTGAAATATATGCACACAG CGAATGTGTACCATCGAGATCTTAAGCCGAAAAATATATTGGCAAATGCAAACTGTAAACTCAAAATATGTGACTTAGGATTGGCAAGGGTTTCATTCAGTGATACTCCAACCACAGCACTTTGGACG GATTATGTTGCTACAAGGTGGTACAGGGCTCCTGAACTATGTGGATCTTTCTTTTCCAAG TATACACCTGCCATTGATATTTGGAGTATCGGCTGCATTTTTGCGGAGGTACTGACAGGAAAACCGTTGTTCCCGGGAAAAAGTGTTGTTCATCAGTTAGATTTGATGACTGATCTTCTTGGGACGCCATCAGCTGATTCCATATCTGGG GTTCGTAATGAGAAGGCACGAAAGTATTTGACAAGCATGCGGAAAAAGAATCCAGTTCCTTTTACAGAGAAATTTCCAGGTGCAGATCCTCTGGTGCTCCGATTGTTGCAGAGGTTGTTAGCATTTGATCCAAAGGATCGACCTACTGCTGAAGAG GCTTTATCCGATCCTTATTTCAAAGGACTGGCCAAGATTGAGAGGGAACCTTCTTGTCGACCAATCTCAAATCtggaatttgaatttgagaGACGAAGGGTAACAAAGGAGGACATTAAGGAATTAATTTTTCGGGAGATATTGGAATATCATCCTCAACTTCAAAAGGATTACATTGCTGGAAATGATGGCACAAATTTTCTCTATCCTAG TGCAACTGATCAGTTTAGAAGGCAATTTGCTTATCTTGaggaaaataatgataaaagtgGGCCAGTTATTCCTCTTGGTAGAAAGCACGTTTCTCTTCCACG ATCTGCGGTCAATTCCAGTACTGATCCCCCAAAAGCTAGGCAGAACTTCTCTGTGTTTGATCATACGCAAGTAACAGAAAAATCATCTACTGATGTTAGAGTCGCAGAAAAAACTTCAGGAACTATACAAAACATTTCACGACCACCACATCGAGTCCATGCAGGTACAG CCAAACCTGGGAGAGTTGTAGGGCCAATTTTACCATATGACGGAAGAATGCTTACACAGAATACTGGCCTCCTTCCTCATGGCATTTCTCCACATTATATGTTCAGGATGAACCCGGGGAATCGAGAGAAGTGTGGGACAGAATCCAAGGACGCCACTCAAGTTAGACCCCTACCTGCACAATGCAACATGAGTGTTGAGATGAACACCAACCCGTATTATCCAGCACAAGAAAAAGTAGCACAGTTGGGTGGTCAAATTGCAATAGATGCAAAACTACTACAGGCACAAACCAAATTTGGTGCTGTCGGTGCTGCAGCTGTTGCAGTTGCAGCTCACAGAGAGGTTGGCACCATCCAGTATAGCCTGACTTAG
- the LOC104649472 gene encoding uncharacterized protein, with the protein MESILWNLEDKWKLTTQKSIAFFICICSLIIVICLVTICFKRRSTTRRKGLVGQDPTDIDVEWSESKLLSLNSSVKKLLTSTVRWSGPSKWEERRNTERVSPLLEGESGQWHSHNSDSPVWQRPILMGEKCELPRFSGLILYDERGRPVHHVDNDSFIVNQENVDVVGRTTLKDLLL; encoded by the exons ATGGAGTCAATTTTATGGAACTTAGAAGACAAATGGAAGCTCACAACTCAAAAATcaattgcatttttcatttgCATTTGCTCCTTAATCATTGTAATTTGTTTGGTTactatttgttttaaaagaagGTCAACCACAAGGAGAAAGGGGTTAGTGGGCCAAGACCCCACGGATATCGACGTAGAATGGTCTGAATCAAAGTTATTGAGTTTGAATAGTTCGGTGAAGAAATTGCTGACGAGTACGGTGAGGTGGAGTGGGCCAAGTAAGTGGGAGGAGCGTCGGAATACGGAGAGAGTTTCTCCGTTACTCGAGGGCGAGTCTGGGCAGTGGCATAGTCACAACTCGGACTCGCCCGTGTGGCAAAGGCCAATATTGATGGGTGAAAAGTGTGAGCTACCGAGGTTTAGTGGGCTTATTTTGTATGATGAGAGAGGAAGGCCGGTGCATCATGTTGACAATGATTCATTCATCGTTAATCAG GAAAATGTGGATGTTGTTGGGAGAACTACTTTGAAGGACTTGTTGCTATGA
- the MAPK10 gene encoding mitogen-activated protein kinase 10 isoform X2, which yields MMQQDHRKKNTKEVEFFTEYGEANRYKILEVVGKGSYGVVCAAIDTHTGEKVAIKKITDIFEHASDAIRILREIKLLRLLRHPDIVDIKRIMLPPSKRDFKDIYVVFELMESDLHHVIKANDDLSHEHHRFFLYQMLRALKYMHTANVYHRDLKPKNILANANCKLKICDLGLARVSFSDTPTTALWTDYVATRWYRAPELCGSFFSKYTPAIDIWSIGCIFAEVLTGKPLFPGKSVVHQLDLMTDLLGTPSADSISGVRNEKARKYLTSMRKKNPVPFTEKFPGADPLVLRLLQRLLAFDPKDRPTAEEALSDPYFKGLAKIEREPSCRPISNLEFEFERRRVTKEDIKELIFREILEYHPQLQKDYIAGNDGTNFLYPSATDQFRRQFAYLEENNDKSGPVIPLGRKHVSLPRSAVNSSTDPPKARQNFSVFDHTQVTEKSSTDVRVAEKTSGTIQNISRPPHRVHAGTG from the exons ATGATGCAACAAGATCATCGCAAGAAG AATACCAAAGAAGTGGAGTTCTTTACAGAGTATGGAGAGGCAAATAGGTATAAAATCCTGGAAGTCGTAGGGAAGGGAAGCTATGGAGTTGTTTGTGCTGCCATTGACACCCATACTGGAGAAAAAGTGGCAATTAAGAAAATAACTGATATTTTCGAGCACGCCTCTGATGCTATTCGAATTTTGCGCGAAATTAAATTGCTTAGACTTTTAAGGCATCCTGATATCGTGGACATCAAGAGAATCATGTTACCACCTTCAAAACGAGACTTCAaagatatttatgttgtttttgaGCTTATGGAGTCTGATCTTCACCATGTTATTAAGGCTAATGATGACTTGTCACATGAACACCATCGCTTTTTTCTATATCAGATGCTACGAGCACTGAAATATATGCACACAG CGAATGTGTACCATCGAGATCTTAAGCCGAAAAATATATTGGCAAATGCAAACTGTAAACTCAAAATATGTGACTTAGGATTGGCAAGGGTTTCATTCAGTGATACTCCAACCACAGCACTTTGGACG GATTATGTTGCTACAAGGTGGTACAGGGCTCCTGAACTATGTGGATCTTTCTTTTCCAAG TATACACCTGCCATTGATATTTGGAGTATCGGCTGCATTTTTGCGGAGGTACTGACAGGAAAACCGTTGTTCCCGGGAAAAAGTGTTGTTCATCAGTTAGATTTGATGACTGATCTTCTTGGGACGCCATCAGCTGATTCCATATCTGGG GTTCGTAATGAGAAGGCACGAAAGTATTTGACAAGCATGCGGAAAAAGAATCCAGTTCCTTTTACAGAGAAATTTCCAGGTGCAGATCCTCTGGTGCTCCGATTGTTGCAGAGGTTGTTAGCATTTGATCCAAAGGATCGACCTACTGCTGAAGAG GCTTTATCCGATCCTTATTTCAAAGGACTGGCCAAGATTGAGAGGGAACCTTCTTGTCGACCAATCTCAAATCtggaatttgaatttgagaGACGAAGGGTAACAAAGGAGGACATTAAGGAATTAATTTTTCGGGAGATATTGGAATATCATCCTCAACTTCAAAAGGATTACATTGCTGGAAATGATGGCACAAATTTTCTCTATCCTAG TGCAACTGATCAGTTTAGAAGGCAATTTGCTTATCTTGaggaaaataatgataaaagtgGGCCAGTTATTCCTCTTGGTAGAAAGCACGTTTCTCTTCCACG ATCTGCGGTCAATTCCAGTACTGATCCCCCAAAAGCTAGGCAGAACTTCTCTGTGTTTGATCATACGCAAGTAACAGAAAAATCATCTACTGATGTTAGAGTCGCAGAAAAAACTTCAGGAACTATACAAAACATTTCACGACCACCACATCGAGTCCATGCAGGTACAG GATGA
- the MAPK10 gene encoding mitogen-activated protein kinase 10 isoform X3, whose translation MMQQDHRKKNTKEVEFFTEYGEANRYKILEVVGKGSYGVVCAAIDTHTGEKVAIKKITDIFEHASDAIRILREIKLLRLLRHPDIVDIKRIMLPPSKRDFKDIYVVFELMESDLHHVIKANDDLSHEHHRFFLYQMLRALKYMHTANVYHRDLKPKNILANANCKLKICDLGLARVSFSDTPTTALWTDYVATRWYRAPELCGSFFSKYTPAIDIWSIGCIFAEVLTGKPLFPGKSVVHQLDLMTDLLGTPSADSISGVRNEKARKYLTSMRKKNPVPFTEKFPGADPLVLRLLQRLLAFDPKDRPTAEEALSDPYFKGLAKIEREPSCRPISNLEFEFERRRVTKEDIKELIFREILEYHPQLQKDYIAGNDGTNFLYPSATDQFRRQFAYLEENNDKSGPVIPLGRKHVSLPRSAVNSSTDPPKARQNFSVFDHTQVTEKSSTDVRVAEKTSGTIQNISRPPHRVHAG comes from the exons ATGATGCAACAAGATCATCGCAAGAAG AATACCAAAGAAGTGGAGTTCTTTACAGAGTATGGAGAGGCAAATAGGTATAAAATCCTGGAAGTCGTAGGGAAGGGAAGCTATGGAGTTGTTTGTGCTGCCATTGACACCCATACTGGAGAAAAAGTGGCAATTAAGAAAATAACTGATATTTTCGAGCACGCCTCTGATGCTATTCGAATTTTGCGCGAAATTAAATTGCTTAGACTTTTAAGGCATCCTGATATCGTGGACATCAAGAGAATCATGTTACCACCTTCAAAACGAGACTTCAaagatatttatgttgtttttgaGCTTATGGAGTCTGATCTTCACCATGTTATTAAGGCTAATGATGACTTGTCACATGAACACCATCGCTTTTTTCTATATCAGATGCTACGAGCACTGAAATATATGCACACAG CGAATGTGTACCATCGAGATCTTAAGCCGAAAAATATATTGGCAAATGCAAACTGTAAACTCAAAATATGTGACTTAGGATTGGCAAGGGTTTCATTCAGTGATACTCCAACCACAGCACTTTGGACG GATTATGTTGCTACAAGGTGGTACAGGGCTCCTGAACTATGTGGATCTTTCTTTTCCAAG TATACACCTGCCATTGATATTTGGAGTATCGGCTGCATTTTTGCGGAGGTACTGACAGGAAAACCGTTGTTCCCGGGAAAAAGTGTTGTTCATCAGTTAGATTTGATGACTGATCTTCTTGGGACGCCATCAGCTGATTCCATATCTGGG GTTCGTAATGAGAAGGCACGAAAGTATTTGACAAGCATGCGGAAAAAGAATCCAGTTCCTTTTACAGAGAAATTTCCAGGTGCAGATCCTCTGGTGCTCCGATTGTTGCAGAGGTTGTTAGCATTTGATCCAAAGGATCGACCTACTGCTGAAGAG GCTTTATCCGATCCTTATTTCAAAGGACTGGCCAAGATTGAGAGGGAACCTTCTTGTCGACCAATCTCAAATCtggaatttgaatttgagaGACGAAGGGTAACAAAGGAGGACATTAAGGAATTAATTTTTCGGGAGATATTGGAATATCATCCTCAACTTCAAAAGGATTACATTGCTGGAAATGATGGCACAAATTTTCTCTATCCTAG TGCAACTGATCAGTTTAGAAGGCAATTTGCTTATCTTGaggaaaataatgataaaagtgGGCCAGTTATTCCTCTTGGTAGAAAGCACGTTTCTCTTCCACG ATCTGCGGTCAATTCCAGTACTGATCCCCCAAAAGCTAGGCAGAACTTCTCTGTGTTTGATCATACGCAAGTAACAGAAAAATCATCTACTGATGTTAGAGTCGCAGAAAAAACTTCAGGAACTATACAAAACATTTCACGACCACCACATCGAGTCCATGCAG GATGA
- the MAPK10 gene encoding mitogen-activated protein kinase 10 isoform X1, translated as MMQQDHRKKNTKEVEFFTEYGEANRYKILEVVGKGSYGVVCAAIDTHTGEKVAIKKITDIFEHASDAIRILREIKLLRLLRHPDIVDIKRIMLPPSKRDFKDIYVVFELMESDLHHVIKANDDLSHEHHRFFLYQMLRALKYMHTANVYHRDLKPKNILANANCKLKICDLGLARVSFSDTPTTALWTDYVATRWYRAPELCGSFFSKYTPAIDIWSIGCIFAEVLTGKPLFPGKSVVHQLDLMTDLLGTPSADSISGVRNEKARKYLTSMRKKNPVPFTEKFPGADPLVLRLLQRLLAFDPKDRPTAEEALSDPYFKGLAKIEREPSCRPISNLEFEFERRRVTKEDIKELIFREILEYHPQLQKDYIAGNDGTNFLYPSATDQFRRQFAYLEENNDKSGPVIPLGRKHVSLPRSAVNSSTDPPKARQNFSVFDHTQVTEKSSTDVRVAEKTSGTIQNISRPPHRVHAAKPGRVVGPILPYDGRMLTQNTGLLPHGISPHYMFRMNPGNREKCGTESKDATQVRPLPAQCNMSVEMNTNPYYPAQEKVAQLGGQIAIDAKLLQAQTKFGAVGAAAVAVAAHREVGTIQYSLT; from the exons ATGATGCAACAAGATCATCGCAAGAAG AATACCAAAGAAGTGGAGTTCTTTACAGAGTATGGAGAGGCAAATAGGTATAAAATCCTGGAAGTCGTAGGGAAGGGAAGCTATGGAGTTGTTTGTGCTGCCATTGACACCCATACTGGAGAAAAAGTGGCAATTAAGAAAATAACTGATATTTTCGAGCACGCCTCTGATGCTATTCGAATTTTGCGCGAAATTAAATTGCTTAGACTTTTAAGGCATCCTGATATCGTGGACATCAAGAGAATCATGTTACCACCTTCAAAACGAGACTTCAaagatatttatgttgtttttgaGCTTATGGAGTCTGATCTTCACCATGTTATTAAGGCTAATGATGACTTGTCACATGAACACCATCGCTTTTTTCTATATCAGATGCTACGAGCACTGAAATATATGCACACAG CGAATGTGTACCATCGAGATCTTAAGCCGAAAAATATATTGGCAAATGCAAACTGTAAACTCAAAATATGTGACTTAGGATTGGCAAGGGTTTCATTCAGTGATACTCCAACCACAGCACTTTGGACG GATTATGTTGCTACAAGGTGGTACAGGGCTCCTGAACTATGTGGATCTTTCTTTTCCAAG TATACACCTGCCATTGATATTTGGAGTATCGGCTGCATTTTTGCGGAGGTACTGACAGGAAAACCGTTGTTCCCGGGAAAAAGTGTTGTTCATCAGTTAGATTTGATGACTGATCTTCTTGGGACGCCATCAGCTGATTCCATATCTGGG GTTCGTAATGAGAAGGCACGAAAGTATTTGACAAGCATGCGGAAAAAGAATCCAGTTCCTTTTACAGAGAAATTTCCAGGTGCAGATCCTCTGGTGCTCCGATTGTTGCAGAGGTTGTTAGCATTTGATCCAAAGGATCGACCTACTGCTGAAGAG GCTTTATCCGATCCTTATTTCAAAGGACTGGCCAAGATTGAGAGGGAACCTTCTTGTCGACCAATCTCAAATCtggaatttgaatttgagaGACGAAGGGTAACAAAGGAGGACATTAAGGAATTAATTTTTCGGGAGATATTGGAATATCATCCTCAACTTCAAAAGGATTACATTGCTGGAAATGATGGCACAAATTTTCTCTATCCTAG TGCAACTGATCAGTTTAGAAGGCAATTTGCTTATCTTGaggaaaataatgataaaagtgGGCCAGTTATTCCTCTTGGTAGAAAGCACGTTTCTCTTCCACG ATCTGCGGTCAATTCCAGTACTGATCCCCCAAAAGCTAGGCAGAACTTCTCTGTGTTTGATCATACGCAAGTAACAGAAAAATCATCTACTGATGTTAGAGTCGCAGAAAAAACTTCAGGAACTATACAAAACATTTCACGACCACCACATCGAGTCCATGCAG CCAAACCTGGGAGAGTTGTAGGGCCAATTTTACCATATGACGGAAGAATGCTTACACAGAATACTGGCCTCCTTCCTCATGGCATTTCTCCACATTATATGTTCAGGATGAACCCGGGGAATCGAGAGAAGTGTGGGACAGAATCCAAGGACGCCACTCAAGTTAGACCCCTACCTGCACAATGCAACATGAGTGTTGAGATGAACACCAACCCGTATTATCCAGCACAAGAAAAAGTAGCACAGTTGGGTGGTCAAATTGCAATAGATGCAAAACTACTACAGGCACAAACCAAATTTGGTGCTGTCGGTGCTGCAGCTGTTGCAGTTGCAGCTCACAGAGAGGTTGGCACCATCCAGTATAGCCTGACTTAG
- the LOC101257808 gene encoding trifunctional UDP-glucose 4,6-dehydratase/UDP-4-keto-6-deoxy-D-glucose 3,5-epimerase/UDP-4-keto-L-rhamnose-reductase RHM3, with amino-acid sequence MSTYTPKNILITGAAGFIACHVANRLVRSYPDYKIVVLDKLDYCSSLKNLIPSRSSPNFKFVKGDIASADLVNYLLITESIDTIMHFAAQTHVDNSFGNSFEFTKNNIYGTHVLLEACKVTGQIRRFIHVSTDEVYGETDEDAVVGNHEASQLLPTNPYSATKAGAEMLVMAYGRSYGLPVITTRGNNVYGPNQFPEKLIPKFILLAMRGKPLPIHGDGCNVRSYLYCEDVAEAFECVLHKGEVGHVYNIGTTKERRVIDVAQDICKLFDIDSDKVIQFVENRPFNDQRYFLDDQKLKNLGWSETTRWEEGLKKTIEWYKNNPDWWGDVSGALLPHPRMLMMPGDIERNLDGAEKYDSGSTEFSGKSNETKTAAPASKTSNVPQKSPFKFLIYGRTGWIGGVLGKLCEKQGIPYEYGKGRLEDRSKLLADINSVKPTHVFNAAGVTGRPNVDWCESHKPETIRTNVAGTLNLADVCRENGLLMVNFATGCIFEYDAAHPEGSGIGFKEEDTPNFAGSFYSKTKAMVEDLLKNYDNVCTLRVRMPISSDLSNPRNFITKISRYNKVVNIPNSMTILDELLPISIEMAKRNLRGIWNFTNPGVVSHNEILEMYKKYIDPAFTYANFTVEEQAKVIVAARSNNEMDASKLKKEFPELLSIKESLIKYVFEPNKKTSA; translated from the exons ATGTCAACATACACCCCAAAGAATATACTCATTACTGGAGCTGCCGGATTTATTGCATGTCATGTAGCCAACAGGCTTGTTCGGAGCTACCCTGATTACAAGATTGTTGTccttgacaaacttgactattGTTCAAGTTTGAAGAACCTCATTCCTTCCCGATCTTCCCCTAATTTCAAGTTTGTTAAGGGAGACATTGCTAGTGCAGATCTTGTTAACTACCTTCTCATTACTGAGTCCATTGACACTATAATGCACTTTGCTGCTCAGACCCATGTTGATAACTCCTTTGGTAATAGCTTTGAGTTCACTAAGAATAACATCTATGGTACCCATGTACTATTAGAGGCCTGCAAAGTGACTGGTCAGATCAGAAGGTTTATCCATGTGAGTACGGATGAGGTTTATGGGGAGACTGATGAGGATGCTGTTGTAGGAAACCACGAAGCCTCACAACTCCTTCCCACTAACCCATATTCAGCCACAAAAGCTGGGGCTGAAATGCTTGTTATGGCTTATGGTAGATCATATGGGTTACCTGTTATAACCACTAGAGGTAACAATGTCTATGGTCCTAACCAATTTCCTGAGAAACTAATCCCTAAGTTTATACTTTTAGCCATGAGGGGAAAGCCTCTTCCTATTCACGGGGATGGTTGTAATGTTCGTAGTTATCTCTACTGTGAGGATGTTGCTGAGGCTTTTGAATGTGTTCTACACAAGGGAGAGGTCGGTCACGTTTATAACATTGGAACTACAAAAGAGAGAAGAGTGATTGATGTTGCCCAAGATATATGCAAACTCTTTGACATAGATTCAGACAAAGTTATTCAGTTTGTGGAGAACAGGCCGTTTAATGACCAAAGGTACTTTCTGGATGATCAGAAGTTGAAGAACTTGGGTTGGTCTGAGACGACCAGGTGGGAAGAGGGTCTGAAAAAGACTATTGAATGGTATAAGAATAACCCTGATTGGTGGGGGGATGTCTCGGGAGCATTGCTTCCCCATCCTAGAATGCTGATGATGCCTGGTGATATAGAAAGAAATTTGGATGGAGCTGAGAAATATGATTCTGGATCTACCGAATTCTCAGGGAAGTCCAACGAAACCAAAACGGCAGCTCCAGCTTCAAAGACCAGCAATGTGCCTCAGAAATCCCCTTTTAAGTTCTTGATCTATGGTAGGACTGGGTGGATTGGCGGTGTGCTAGGGAAATTGTGTGAGAAACAGGGTATTCCTTATGAGTATGGCAAGGGACGTTTGGAAGATCGCTCAAAGCTTTTGGCAGACATTAATTCTGTCAAGCCCACACATGTATTCAATGCTGCTGGTGTCACTGGCAGACCCAACGTTGATTGGTGTGAGAGTCACAAACCAGAAACAATTCGTACAAATGTTGCTGGTACTCTAAACTTGGCAGATGTTTGCAGAGAGAATGGACTCCTGATGGTGAACTTTGCCACTGGCTGCATATTTGAGTATGATGCTGCACATCCAGAAGGTTCTGGTATTGGGTTCAAAGAGGAAGACACACCCAATTTTGCTGGTTCTTTCTATTCAAAGACCAAGGCCATG GTTGAAGATCTGTTGAAAAATTATGACAACGTTTGCACACTGAGAGTTCGCATGCCAATATCTTCAGATCTCAGCAACCCTCGCAATTTCATTACCAAGATCAGCCGCTATAATAAGGTGGTCAATATTCCTAACAGTATGACCATATTGGATGAGCTTCTTCCTATTTCAATTGAGATGGCAAAGCGTAATCTCAGAGGCATATGGAATTTCACAAACCCGGGTGTTGTGAGCCATAATGAGATATTGGAAATGTACAAGAAATATATCGATCCAGCATTTACTTATGCCAACTTCACGGTGGAAGAGCAGGCCAAGGTAATCGTTGCAGCTCGCAGTAACAATGAGATGGATGCATCAAAGTTGAAGAAAGAGTTCCCCGAGTTGCTATCAATTAAAGAGTCGCTGATCAAGTACGTTTTTGAACCAAACAAGAAAACCTCTGCATAA